One Sinobacterium norvegicum genomic window carries:
- a CDS encoding SDR family NAD(P)-dependent oxidoreductase → MDIQGKTAVVTGGASGLGEATVRLYAAKGANVAIFDMNDQRGAQLAAELGATVIYQNVNVTDEQSVASAIDATVTAFGEIHICNNFAGIGDAKKTLGRDGAFPLDIFNKVINVNLIGTFNVLRLVAQQMSTQQPVTDCGSRGVIINTASIAAYEGQMGQAAYSASKGGIVGMTLPIARDLAQYGIRVNTIVPGLVHTPLFESLPEDAFESLSKSPLFPQRLARPDEIAHLSQFIVESDYTNAECIRMDAGIRMQPR, encoded by the coding sequence ATGGATATTCAAGGTAAAACTGCCGTCGTCACCGGTGGCGCATCAGGGCTGGGCGAGGCAACTGTTCGCCTGTATGCCGCAAAGGGTGCCAACGTGGCGATCTTCGATATGAACGATCAGCGCGGTGCTCAATTGGCCGCAGAGCTCGGTGCGACCGTCATCTATCAAAACGTCAACGTTACCGATGAGCAGTCAGTGGCCAGTGCCATCGATGCGACAGTGACGGCCTTCGGCGAGATCCATATCTGTAATAACTTTGCCGGTATTGGCGATGCTAAAAAGACCCTGGGCAGAGACGGTGCCTTTCCGTTGGATATTTTCAACAAAGTGATCAACGTCAACCTGATCGGCACGTTTAACGTGTTGCGATTAGTGGCACAGCAAATGTCGACTCAGCAGCCCGTCACCGACTGTGGCAGCCGAGGTGTGATCATTAATACCGCCTCAATAGCCGCCTATGAAGGCCAGATGGGGCAGGCTGCCTACAGCGCCTCTAAAGGCGGTATTGTCGGTATGACGCTGCCCATTGCCCGCGATTTGGCGCAGTACGGCATTCGGGTCAACACCATTGTGCCAGGACTGGTACACACACCGCTGTTTGAATCGCTGCCAGAGGACGCCTTCGAAAGCCTGTCGAAAAGCCCGCTCTTCCCTCAGCGTCTCGCTCGCCCTGATGAAATTGCCCACTTATCGCAATTTATCGTTGAAAGTGATTACACCAATGCCGAATGTATTCGTATGGATGCCGGTATTCGGATGCAGCCGCGATAG
- a CDS encoding CaiB/BaiF CoA transferase family protein produces the protein MGPLAGIKVIEIKGIGPGPYAGQLLADLGAEVIVVERASKPNSIAPPSAKDVSSRGKKSIALDLRHPQGLATLLTLVESADVIFEGNRPGVAERIGFGPDTCLERNPKIIYGRMTGWGQDGPLAHAAGHDCNYISLTGAAAAIGTKAQPIMPLNLVGDFAGGSMFLVVGILSALLEVRQSGKGQVIDAAITDGSAHLMSMFYTMTQAGSWNTGRENNLLDGGTPFYRAYQTADGKHVSVGALEPKFFAELITTLQLPERYIEQQHDKGCWHELTHALSEAFSAQTRDHWVALFEGSDACVAGILDYQEAVDHPHNQARGTYIEINGEAQPAPSPRFSRSQPDTPSAPSAEGADTAEVLSQWGLDSASIKQLADNGVLT, from the coding sequence ATGGGACCATTAGCAGGCATTAAGGTTATAGAAATCAAAGGTATTGGCCCTGGGCCCTATGCTGGGCAACTGTTGGCTGACCTCGGTGCTGAGGTGATCGTGGTTGAGCGGGCATCAAAGCCTAATTCCATCGCGCCACCGTCTGCCAAAGATGTCAGCTCCCGGGGTAAAAAAAGCATTGCCTTGGATCTCCGCCATCCACAGGGGTTGGCAACCTTATTGACCCTGGTAGAGAGTGCCGATGTGATCTTTGAGGGCAATCGTCCCGGTGTCGCTGAACGTATTGGTTTTGGCCCTGATACCTGCCTAGAGCGCAACCCTAAAATTATTTACGGCCGGATGACGGGTTGGGGACAGGACGGTCCACTGGCACACGCAGCCGGCCACGACTGTAATTATATTTCACTGACTGGCGCCGCGGCGGCGATTGGCACCAAGGCACAGCCTATTATGCCGCTCAACCTGGTGGGCGACTTCGCCGGTGGTAGCATGTTTTTGGTGGTCGGTATTCTGTCGGCACTCCTGGAGGTGCGTCAGTCTGGCAAAGGTCAGGTGATTGATGCGGCGATAACAGACGGCTCAGCGCATTTGATGAGCATGTTTTATACCATGACGCAGGCCGGCAGCTGGAACACCGGGCGAGAAAATAACCTACTCGATGGCGGCACCCCTTTTTACCGTGCCTACCAAACTGCCGACGGCAAACATGTATCGGTTGGGGCGCTAGAGCCCAAGTTCTTTGCCGAACTGATCACCACTCTACAATTGCCCGAGCGTTACATTGAACAGCAACACGATAAAGGCTGTTGGCATGAATTGACCCATGCGCTGAGCGAGGCCTTTAGCGCACAGACACGAGATCATTGGGTTGCTCTGTTTGAAGGCAGCGACGCCTGCGTGGCTGGCATCCTGGATTATCAAGAGGCGGTTGATCACCCCCATAACCAAGCCCGTGGAACCTACATCGAAATCAATGGCGAGGCGCAACCGGCGCCGAGCCCGCGATTCAGCCGCAGCCAACCCGATACACCCTCGGCACCCTCTGCCGAAGGCGCTGATACTGCAGAGGTTTTATCGCAGTGGGGGCTTGATTCGGCATCAATCAAACAGCTGGCAGACAACGGCGTACTCACCTAA
- a CDS encoding enoyl-CoA hydratase/isomerase family protein — protein sequence MHNFETIRYTVEQRVATISLNQPKTLNAISQRMRQELKQAIDACEADDEVRVVVLSAQGRGFCSGTDLSEGLAGYDNIEAQLLEEYKPVLMAIHQSDKLFIASIHGVCAGVGAALAMTCDLAVMADDAYLFLAFAGLSLVPDGGMSFHLVNAMGYKRAIQLFAESGRLSAEQCVHYGLANKHCAAENLVAETTHFAQSLAQGAPLAQKFGKQIMRSVHDSDFETIFHAESRLQTTCMDSTDSKNAVAAFFKKEKAVFIGE from the coding sequence ATGCATAACTTTGAAACCATTCGCTATACGGTTGAGCAGCGCGTCGCCACCATTAGCTTAAATCAACCCAAGACACTCAATGCCATCAGCCAGCGTATGCGCCAAGAATTGAAGCAGGCGATTGACGCCTGCGAGGCCGATGACGAGGTTCGCGTCGTCGTCCTGAGCGCTCAGGGCAGAGGCTTTTGCTCGGGCACGGATTTGTCTGAGGGGCTGGCGGGCTATGACAATATAGAGGCCCAGTTGCTGGAAGAGTACAAGCCGGTATTAATGGCCATCCATCAATCAGACAAACTCTTTATCGCCTCGATACACGGTGTTTGTGCCGGTGTCGGCGCCGCTTTGGCAATGACCTGCGACCTTGCGGTGATGGCGGATGACGCCTACTTGTTCCTGGCCTTTGCCGGCCTGAGCTTAGTCCCCGATGGCGGCATGAGTTTTCATTTGGTCAATGCCATGGGGTATAAGCGGGCGATTCAGCTGTTCGCCGAGTCAGGGCGTTTAAGCGCCGAGCAATGTGTTCATTATGGCCTCGCCAACAAACATTGCGCCGCGGAAAACCTTGTGGCCGAAACAACCCACTTTGCGCAATCCTTGGCGCAAGGCGCTCCGTTGGCGCAAAAGTTTGGCAAACAGATTATGCGCTCTGTGCACGACAGTGATTTTGAGACGATTTTTCACGCCGAGTCTCGCCTCCAAACCACCTGCATGGATAGCACCGACAGTAAAAATGCCGTAGCGGCCTTTTTCAAGAAAGAAAAAGCCGTCTTTATCGGCGAGTAA
- a CDS encoding nuclear transport factor 2 family protein, with protein sequence MTMTQDDLQQYSSAWSNHDIDAIMAFMTDDCVFETGGGHDRFGTRYVGREQVRARFVEVWTDIRDVCFTRENHLVDGDKGCSEWTLTGTAKDGSSIDVDGCDLFTFVGDKIQSKRSYLKHIH encoded by the coding sequence ATGACGATGACCCAGGATGACTTACAGCAATACAGCAGCGCTTGGAGCAACCATGATATCGACGCCATTATGGCGTTTATGACCGATGATTGCGTGTTTGAGACCGGCGGTGGCCACGACCGTTTCGGCACCCGCTACGTGGGGCGGGAACAGGTGCGGGCACGGTTTGTCGAGGTGTGGACCGATATCCGTGATGTCTGCTTTACCCGTGAAAATCATCTGGTCGATGGCGACAAGGGTTGTTCTGAGTGGACGCTGACCGGCACGGCCAAGGATGGCTCGAGCATCGATGTTGATGGCTGTGACCTCTTCACCTTTGTCGGCGACAAGATCCAATCGAAACGGTCGTATTTAAAACATATCCACTAA
- a CDS encoding bifunctional transcriptional activator/DNA repair enzyme AdaA, translated as MNPQHRNYQRVAAAISYLQQHVIEQPSLEQLAEVVHLSPFHFQRLFSDWAGVSPKKYLQYLSVEYAKGLLAEQHSLFETAYQTGLSGTGRLHDLFVSIEAMTPGEFKRGGLDLAIDYDFVATGFGRVLVASTSKGVCYLAFVDEAIEEDSQAVDKLRQRYPTARLEARQTALQQQAVAAISQLSQPGQQPLKLHLSGTPFQLKVWQALLKIPLGQLTSYGSIANEINRSSAARAVGTAIGANPVALLIPCHRVIQQSGVSGSYRWGGERKAALIGWEAACLGSD; from the coding sequence ATGAACCCGCAACATCGTAACTACCAACGGGTGGCTGCTGCCATCAGTTATTTACAGCAACATGTGATTGAGCAGCCCAGCCTCGAACAGCTGGCCGAGGTGGTGCATCTGAGCCCGTTTCACTTTCAGCGTTTGTTCAGCGACTGGGCCGGCGTGAGCCCGAAGAAATATTTACAGTATCTCAGCGTTGAATATGCCAAGGGTTTATTGGCCGAACAGCACAGCCTCTTCGAGACAGCCTATCAGACCGGCCTCTCCGGCACCGGCAGATTGCACGATTTGTTTGTCAGTATCGAGGCCATGACGCCCGGCGAATTCAAGCGCGGCGGCCTCGACCTAGCCATCGATTATGATTTTGTTGCAACCGGCTTTGGTCGGGTCTTGGTGGCTTCGACCAGCAAGGGTGTATGCTACTTGGCCTTTGTCGACGAGGCCATTGAGGAGGATTCTCAAGCTGTGGATAAACTGCGTCAGCGTTACCCGACAGCGCGACTGGAGGCGCGTCAGACGGCTTTGCAGCAGCAAGCGGTGGCGGCCATCAGTCAGTTATCCCAGCCCGGTCAGCAGCCGTTAAAGCTGCATCTTAGCGGCACGCCGTTCCAGCTCAAGGTATGGCAGGCGTTGCTCAAAATCCCCCTTGGTCAATTGACCAGTTATGGCAGCATTGCCAATGAAATCAATCGCTCCAGCGCTGCACGCGCCGTCGGCACGGCGATAGGTGCCAACCCGGTGGCGCTGTTAATCCCCTGTCATCGAGTAATACAACAGAGCGGTGTGAGTGGTAGCTATCGCTGGGGCGGCGAGCGCAAGGCGGCGCTGATCGGCTGGGAGGCGGCCTGTTTAGGCAGTGATTAA
- a CDS encoding Rieske 2Fe-2S domain-containing protein, which yields MSDQRYSFPVPFGWYGVGFTDDLAIGDVKPLKYFGQDIVLYRGDDGVAHVSEAFCPHLGAHLGHGGEVVGDNIRCPFHHWQFDGDGKVDSIPYAKNIPPKAAGQQCLFQYPVIEANRVIWVWYHPDRVEPLFDVARLPELEAHGEDWSEFKRFNWTINTTVQETAENAADTAHFIYVHNSDEMPQGEVTLDGHRRSARFDMRTQVVDEQGNVNRDEYIDSVLETSNCGPGQTWQTFNGLFYTLMVGLITPIDSQTMSMTFAFTQRKGQRDDQIMMADGLMDKIASDVEDDIPIWEHKIYQADPILCDGDGPIAQYRKWFKQFYADSDKIKIVAG from the coding sequence ATGAGTGATCAACGTTACAGCTTTCCCGTGCCCTTCGGTTGGTACGGTGTCGGATTTACCGACGACCTCGCCATCGGCGATGTTAAGCCATTAAAATACTTCGGCCAGGATATTGTGCTGTATCGCGGCGATGATGGCGTCGCCCACGTCAGCGAGGCCTTCTGCCCTCACCTCGGTGCCCACTTAGGCCACGGCGGCGAAGTCGTTGGCGATAATATTCGCTGCCCCTTCCACCACTGGCAGTTCGATGGCGATGGCAAGGTCGACTCGATTCCCTACGCTAAAAATATTCCCCCCAAGGCCGCAGGCCAGCAGTGCTTATTTCAATACCCAGTGATCGAGGCCAACCGCGTTATCTGGGTCTGGTATCATCCGGATCGTGTCGAGCCACTGTTTGACGTTGCCAGACTCCCCGAGCTGGAAGCACACGGCGAAGACTGGAGCGAGTTCAAGCGCTTCAACTGGACAATTAACACCACAGTACAAGAAACCGCCGAAAACGCCGCCGATACCGCCCACTTCATCTATGTGCATAACTCCGATGAAATGCCCCAGGGTGAGGTCACTCTCGACGGTCATCGCCGCTCAGCCCGCTTCGATATGCGGACCCAGGTAGTGGATGAACAGGGCAATGTTAACCGCGACGAATATATCGATTCGGTGCTCGAAACCTCCAACTGCGGCCCCGGTCAAACCTGGCAGACTTTTAACGGCCTGTTCTATACGCTGATGGTAGGCCTGATCACACCGATCGACAGCCAGACCATGAGCATGACCTTCGCCTTTACTCAGCGCAAAGGGCAACGGGACGATCAAATCATGATGGCCGATGGCCTGATGGATAAGATTGCCAGCGATGTGGAAGACGATATCCCGATCTGGGAGCACAAGATTTATCAGGCCGACCCGATCCTCTGTGATGGTGACGGCCCGATTGCTCAATACCGAAAATGGTTTAAGCAATTTTATGCTGACAGCGATAAAATAAAAATCGTCGCCGGCTAG
- a CDS encoding Rieske 2Fe-2S domain-containing protein produces MTQPRYKFPVPYGWYGIGFTGDLAIGDVKPLKYFGQDIVLYRGEDGVARVSEAFCPHLGAHLGHGGEVVGDNIRCPFHHWQFDGEGKIDSIPYAKNIPPKAAGKKCLFQYPVVEANRVIWAWYHPDRVEPLFDVVKHPELEEQGDDWTEFKTYNWTINTTVQETAENAADLAHFLYVHNSDTMPEGEVVYDGAQRAARFEMMTPAMNADGSMSETEFTPSVLETANNGPGQTWQTFSGIFYTMMVGLITPIDSQTMSMTFAFTQRKEQSEMQQVMADGMNEQIASGVEDDIPIWEHKIYQEDPILCDGDGPIAQYRKWFKRFYTDGDKEKIISAA; encoded by the coding sequence ATGACTCAACCACGCTATAAGTTCCCGGTTCCCTATGGTTGGTATGGTATTGGCTTCACCGGCGATCTCGCCATCGGTGATGTTAAGCCGTTAAAATACTTTGGTCAGGATATCGTGCTTTACCGCGGTGAAGACGGTGTCGCTCGGGTCAGCGAGGCTTTCTGCCCTCACTTAGGCGCCCACCTGGGTCACGGCGGCGAAGTCGTTGGCGATAATATTCGTTGCCCTTTTCACCACTGGCAGTTTGATGGCGAAGGCAAGATCGACTCGATTCCCTACGCCAAGAACATTCCCCCCAAGGCCGCCGGTAAGAAGTGCCTGTTCCAATACCCTGTGGTTGAGGCCAATAGAGTTATTTGGGCCTGGTACCATCCCGATCGCGTCGAGCCATTGTTTGATGTGGTGAAGCATCCCGAACTGGAAGAGCAGGGCGACGACTGGACCGAGTTTAAAACTTATAACTGGACGATTAACACGACAGTGCAGGAAACGGCTGAGAACGCTGCCGATTTAGCCCACTTCCTCTATGTTCATAATTCAGACACCATGCCCGAGGGCGAGGTAGTGTATGACGGCGCCCAGCGCGCCGCGCGCTTCGAAATGATGACGCCGGCAATGAATGCCGATGGCAGCATGAGCGAAACCGAGTTCACTCCCAGCGTGTTGGAAACGGCCAACAATGGCCCGGGCCAGACCTGGCAGACCTTCAGCGGTATTTTCTACACCATGATGGTCGGGTTGATCACACCGATCGACAGCCAAACCATGAGCATGACCTTCGCCTTTACTCAGCGTAAGGAACAATCTGAGATGCAACAGGTAATGGCCGACGGCATGAACGAGCAGATTGCCAGCGGCGTGGAGGATGACATCCCAATCTGGGAACACAAAATCTACCAAGAAGACCCCATCCTGTGTGACGGTGATGGTCCCATCGCCCAGTATCGCAAGTGGTTTAAACGCTTCTATACCGACGGCGACAAAGAGAAAATCATCTCCGCCGCCTAA
- a CDS encoding SDR family NAD(P)-dependent oxidoreductase, whose product MQDFNNKVAVITGGASGVGRSIAFKLGAEGAKVVIADIDQSALDKTIVELADAGIESIAVRADVTSQESLEALADAAIARFGAIHLMFANAGISSGEGGNMWEYNKNDWNWGFNVNTWGVINSINAFIPRLIAQDQEAHFIITGSGNGAMIMLPDQPIYTATKAAVMAITETLHFQLQAQESKVKVNALFPGPHVVDTGIFDSDRVRPEDLPVDVNKIDSGIHSVEDMKKIMKEYGMELQTTHPDHVADNALQGLRDEKFWIVEFSEKTAAAIAERAQNILNRVTPVPPNTL is encoded by the coding sequence ATGCAAGATTTCAATAACAAGGTGGCTGTGATTACCGGCGGCGCCAGCGGTGTTGGCCGCTCTATTGCGTTTAAATTGGGGGCCGAGGGTGCCAAGGTCGTTATTGCCGATATCGATCAGTCCGCCTTGGATAAGACAATTGTCGAGCTTGCCGACGCCGGTATTGAGTCGATTGCCGTCCGTGCCGATGTCACCAGCCAAGAGTCCTTAGAGGCATTGGCCGATGCTGCAATAGCCCGCTTTGGCGCTATTCATCTGATGTTTGCCAACGCCGGTATCAGCTCTGGCGAGGGTGGCAATATGTGGGAATACAACAAAAACGATTGGAACTGGGGCTTTAATGTTAACACCTGGGGGGTAATCAACAGTATTAACGCCTTTATCCCTAGGCTGATTGCCCAGGATCAAGAGGCCCATTTTATCATTACCGGCTCTGGCAATGGCGCCATGATTATGCTGCCTGATCAGCCCATATACACCGCCACCAAGGCGGCGGTCATGGCCATTACCGAGACCTTGCACTTTCAACTGCAGGCTCAGGAATCGAAGGTTAAGGTCAATGCCTTGTTCCCCGGCCCGCACGTGGTCGATACCGGTATCTTCGACTCCGATCGTGTTCGTCCTGAAGATCTCCCCGTCGATGTGAACAAGATTGACTCGGGCATTCACAGCGTCGAGGACATGAAGAAAATCATGAAGGAGTACGGCATGGAATTGCAGACCACGCACCCTGACCACGTGGCAGATAACGCCCTGCAAGGCCTCCGTGATGAGAAGTTCTGGATTGTCGAATTCAGCGAGAAAACCGCGGCGGCGATTGCCGAGCGCGCGCAGAATATTCTTAATCGTGTCACGCCAGTGCCACCCAACACCCTGTAA
- a CDS encoding TetR/AcrR family transcriptional regulator — MSTLAEVEPTRRERRKLEVQAKITEAAAALFARSGCDDITVEEICEQADVARKTFYNYFQSKQQLIHFLSQSVLTDEPRQTMDEAIATFATTAERLGYFFSHMRTKLVEYRELERTLILHSMFQLSENASSGGSQIMAQNSVILELYQQGLVLGDINTDFAIDFLAEITVGSINSIIINWIHTDDYPLVERLNELERYVKAVVCRP; from the coding sequence GTGTCGACGCTAGCTGAAGTAGAACCAACGCGCCGTGAGCGCAGAAAACTCGAGGTACAGGCGAAGATTACCGAGGCTGCGGCGGCATTATTTGCCCGCAGCGGCTGTGACGATATTACCGTCGAAGAGATCTGTGAGCAGGCCGATGTGGCGCGTAAAACATTTTATAATTATTTTCAAAGCAAGCAGCAGCTGATTCATTTCTTAAGCCAGTCGGTGCTGACCGATGAGCCTCGGCAAACAATGGATGAGGCAATAGCCACTTTTGCCACAACCGCCGAACGCCTGGGTTATTTCTTTTCCCATATGCGGACCAAGTTAGTGGAATATCGCGAGCTGGAGCGGACTTTAATCCTCCATTCGATGTTTCAATTATCTGAAAACGCCAGCTCAGGTGGCAGTCAAATTATGGCCCAGAACAGCGTCATTCTAGAGCTTTATCAACAGGGTTTGGTGCTGGGCGATATCAATACCGACTTTGCCATCGACTTTCTTGCTGAAATCACAGTAGGTAGCATTAACTCAATTATTATCAACTGGATACATACAGATGATTACCCATTGGTGGAGCGGCTCAACGAGCTTGAACGCTATGTAAAAGCCGTTGTATGCCGTCCCTGA
- a CDS encoding nitroreductase, which translates to MSQQQANVFNDIIKSRHSVRGFQQQAVDNKLLTAIFTTAQQSPSNCNTQPWQVFVASGERTNNLRHQLSTAMMQGEMDMDFPFDGVYRDEYKLRQHEAAAQLYHAMGITREDKAKRGEAFMRNFAFFDAPHVAFLYLHQDFGIREAADLGMYAQSLMLSMQANGVGSCPMTALSFHADKVRAELDVPEQYKLLFGIAFGYEDPDHPANGCRVERAPLEQVVHFRD; encoded by the coding sequence ATGAGTCAACAACAAGCCAATGTTTTTAATGACATTATCAAGAGTCGTCATTCCGTCAGAGGGTTTCAGCAACAGGCTGTGGATAATAAGCTGTTAACGGCTATTTTCACCACCGCTCAGCAGTCGCCATCGAACTGCAATACCCAGCCCTGGCAGGTCTTTGTTGCCAGTGGCGAGAGAACCAATAACCTGCGTCATCAGCTGTCGACCGCGATGATGCAAGGCGAGATGGATATGGACTTCCCCTTCGACGGCGTCTATCGCGATGAGTACAAACTGCGCCAGCACGAGGCTGCTGCTCAGCTGTATCATGCCATGGGTATTACCCGTGAAGACAAGGCAAAACGGGGTGAGGCATTTATGCGTAACTTTGCCTTCTTCGATGCCCCCCACGTGGCCTTTCTATATTTGCATCAAGATTTCGGCATTCGTGAGGCGGCAGATCTAGGCATGTATGCGCAGAGCCTGATGCTGTCCATGCAGGCTAATGGCGTTGGCTCCTGTCCGATGACAGCCCTCAGTTTTCATGCCGACAAGGTCAGGGCAGAGTTGGATGTGCCGGAGCAGTACAAGCTGCTTTTCGGTATCGCCTTTGGCTATGAGGACCCCGACCACCCGGCCAATGGCTGCCGTGTTGAGCGCGCCCCGCTGGAGCAGGTGGTTCACTTCCGAGACTAG
- a CDS encoding MATE family efflux transporter, producing MPITANATPIADSVMETASNQRLFFTYVTPAVAAMVVNGIYAVVDGILIGHAIGAEGLAAVSLAWPLFGFLIGVGMMIGMGAGTLIGLRRGANNPAAAGQAIGNVFGLLLLASLILGPVVFFASPYLIALMGAADATLQNGIDYMNVFSISSIVLLANGALPLILRNGDKPSITTWIMVLGAVINLVVGFYLIVLLDMGLSGAALATIIAQGTVCLLCLYYITRPDWPIPFTSADLSPDAETCKTILSAGMPSLMMFGYFIFFMIVHNALFMHHGGVVAVAAFSIVSYFFAFYGYLAEGIATGIQPIISYHQGSGQQHRVIATIKMAMAIALGTGIVIVIITNLMPYGITHIFNNDDQALIEETVNGLRLHLILMFLDGLIFICGVYFQAIHKTKIAMWVNGGNIAVQIPVLMVLPLLWGLDGIWLALPLSNLIIAIPVAWLLWRDLQQRSHQISSIH from the coding sequence ATGCCCATTACCGCTAACGCCACCCCCATCGCCGACAGCGTGATGGAGACCGCGTCAAACCAACGATTGTTCTTCACCTATGTCACCCCTGCCGTCGCCGCCATGGTAGTCAACGGTATCTATGCCGTTGTCGATGGCATTCTGATTGGCCACGCCATTGGTGCAGAAGGTCTCGCCGCCGTCAGTCTGGCTTGGCCACTGTTTGGCTTTCTAATCGGCGTCGGCATGATGATCGGTATGGGAGCTGGCACGCTGATCGGCCTGCGCCGGGGTGCCAACAACCCCGCCGCCGCCGGTCAGGCGATCGGTAACGTCTTCGGCCTACTGCTGCTGGCCTCACTGATACTCGGGCCGGTGGTGTTCTTTGCCAGCCCCTATCTGATCGCCCTGATGGGCGCCGCCGACGCCACTCTGCAGAATGGCATCGACTATATGAATGTGTTTTCGATATCATCAATCGTGTTGCTGGCCAACGGCGCGCTGCCGCTGATACTGCGCAACGGTGACAAACCCTCAATCACCACCTGGATTATGGTGCTCGGCGCAGTGATCAACCTGGTGGTCGGCTTCTACCTGATTGTGCTACTCGATATGGGCCTGAGCGGTGCCGCTCTGGCCACGATTATTGCCCAGGGCACGGTCTGCCTACTGTGTCTGTATTATATTACCCGCCCCGACTGGCCAATCCCCTTTACCAGCGCCGACCTCAGCCCTGACGCCGAGACTTGCAAAACCATTTTATCTGCCGGCATGCCCAGTCTGATGATGTTTGGCTACTTCATCTTCTTCATGATTGTGCACAACGCTCTGTTTATGCATCACGGCGGCGTCGTTGCGGTGGCGGCGTTCTCTATTGTGTCGTACTTTTTTGCCTTTTACGGCTATCTGGCCGAAGGCATTGCCACCGGCATTCAGCCCATCATCAGTTACCACCAGGGCAGCGGCCAGCAGCACCGGGTGATTGCCACCATCAAGATGGCCATGGCCATCGCCTTGGGCACCGGCATTGTCATTGTCATCATCACTAATTTGATGCCTTACGGTATTACCCATATATTTAACAACGACGATCAGGCTCTCATCGAGGAGACCGTCAACGGGCTACGACTGCATTTGATACTGATGTTTTTAGACGGCTTGATTTTTATCTGTGGCGTGTACTTTCAGGCCATCCACAAGACCAAGATTGCCATGTGGGTTAACGGCGGCAATATCGCCGTACAAATCCCAGTCTTGATGGTACTGCCCTTACTGTGGGGGTTGGATGGTATCTGGCTGGCACTGCCGCTATCCAACCTGATTATTGCCATACCGGTCGCGTGGCTACTGTGGCGGGATCTACAGCAACGCAGCCACCAGATCTCATCCATACACTAG
- a CDS encoding ketoacyl-ACP synthase III: MTYAKITGWGKCVPPTVLTNAEISNFVETTDEWIVSRTGIEERRVTHVQLSELATLAAKRAIAAAGLQGSDIDLVILCTASGDSLIPNTASAVQRNIGAHQAAAFDSNAACTGFLYGIQMATALIQNGSNQRAVVIGADRLNYFINWADRASAVLFGDGAGAVVLEASTEKSGMIASKLGCDTEKRDILEVQGPGTYVDRFHTSACYNVAFEGPEIFKRAINGMNGACTSALESAGLSGDDIDVIVPHQANLRIIQTLAKKMGVSMDKVMVNIEKYGNTSAASVAIALCEAVEQGRVQPGSNILTAAFGAGLTYAGMVIKWGDRVTPINTIDDELPPCDKTATELIQTAIDGCLKATAEGTVNFARSPKA; this comes from the coding sequence ATGACTTACGCCAAAATCACCGGCTGGGGTAAATGTGTACCGCCAACCGTTTTAACCAACGCTGAAATTTCCAACTTTGTCGAGACCACTGATGAGTGGATTGTTTCTCGCACCGGCATTGAAGAGAGACGAGTAACCCATGTGCAACTCTCTGAACTGGCCACCCTAGCCGCTAAGCGAGCCATTGCCGCCGCAGGTTTACAGGGTAGCGATATCGATTTAGTGATTCTCTGTACTGCCAGTGGCGACAGTCTCATCCCCAATACGGCCTCCGCAGTTCAGCGTAACATTGGTGCCCATCAAGCCGCAGCCTTCGACTCAAACGCTGCCTGTACCGGCTTTCTCTATGGCATTCAGATGGCGACAGCACTGATTCAAAACGGCAGCAACCAACGCGCTGTTGTTATTGGCGCCGACCGGCTCAACTATTTCATCAACTGGGCAGACCGTGCCAGTGCCGTGCTGTTTGGCGATGGCGCCGGCGCTGTAGTCTTAGAAGCCAGCACCGAAAAATCAGGCATGATTGCCTCCAAGCTCGGCTGCGACACCGAGAAGCGTGACATTCTCGAGGTTCAAGGGCCCGGCACCTATGTCGACCGCTTCCACACCAGTGCTTGCTATAACGTTGCCTTCGAAGGCCCAGAGATTTTCAAACGCGCCATTAACGGCATGAACGGTGCCTGCACCTCGGCGCTGGAAAGCGCCGGTCTCAGCGGTGATGATATCGATGTCATTGTGCCCCACCAGGCCAATCTCCGTATTATTCAGACCCTGGCCAAGAAGATGGGTGTCAGCATGGATAAGGTGATGGTCAATATCGAAAAATACGGTAACACCTCCGCCGCCAGCGTCGCCATTGCCCTCTGCGAGGCCGTGGAACAGGGCCGTGTTCAGCCCGGTAGTAACATCTTGACCGCGGCCTTTGGCGCCGGTCTGACCTATGCCGGCATGGTTATTAAGTGGGGCGACCGTGTCACTCCAATCAACACCATCGATGACGAGCTACCCCCCTGCGATAAGACCGCCACCGAACTGATTCAAACCGCCATCGACGGCTGCTTAAAGGCAACCGCTGAAGGCACGGTTAACTTCGCCCGCTCGCCCAAGGCTTAG